From Ascochyta rabiei chromosome 16, complete sequence, the proteins below share one genomic window:
- a CDS encoding 60S ribosomal protein L6 has product MADTKPTTQKFSKGERSIPHHSQKASKYYPAEDVAVAKKARKTARPAKPRASLQPGSVVILLAGRFRGKRVVLLKHLSQGVLLVTGPFKVNGVPLRRVNARYVIATSTTVDIKGIDEGVLKKASEDGYFTKDKAAHKPGEDAFFKQGEKPEKKETSKDRVEDQKAVDKALLANIKKEAHLVDYLASTFSLRTSDRPHQMAF; this is encoded by the exons ATGGCGGACACCAAACCCACGACCCAGAAGTTCTCCAAGGGCGAGAGGTCGATACCGCACCACTCGCAGAAGGCCAGCAAGTACTACCCTGCTGAGGACGTCGCCGTCGCCAAGAAG GCCCGCAAGACTGCTCGCCCTGCGAAGCCCCGTGCCTCCCTCCAGCCCGGTAGCGTCGTCATCCTCCTCGCTGGTCGTTTCCGCGGCAAGCGTGTCGTTCTCCTCAAGCACCTTTCCCAGGGTGTCCTCCTCGTCACTGGTCCCTTCAAGGTTAACGGCGTTCCTCTGCGACGAGTAAACGCCCGCTATGTCATTGCTACCTCGACCACCGTCGACATCAAGGGTATCGACGAAGGTGTCCTGAAGAAGGCCAGCGAGGATGGCTACTTCACCAAGGACAAGGCCGCACACAAGCCTGGCGAGGATGCTTTCTTCAAGCAGGGCGAGAAGCCCGAG AAGAAGGAGACTTCCAAGGACCGCGTTGAGGACCAGAAGGCCGTCGACAAGGCCCTTCTGGCCAACATCAAGAAGGAGGCTCACCTCGTCGACTACCTCGCCTCCACCTTCAGCCTCCGTACCTCGGACAGGCCACACCAGATGGCTTTCTAA
- a CDS encoding autophagy protein — MASMNFVTFNQDHSHLGVGTTNGYRVYTTDPFNKQSESREGDVSSLEMLFSTSLVALTLSPRVLRIQNTKRHSTICEMTFRTAILAMRLNRKRLVVVLESELYIYDISNMQMLKTEKTSPNPNAICALSASSENNYLVYPLPTKAAPATFQPPSHAPPKSDHVAPTSGEVLIYDATKMEAVNVIEAHNSPLSCIALNNDGTLLATASEKGTIIRVFSIPDAQKLYQFRRGSIPARIYSMSFNSTSTLLSVSSATETVHIFRLGTPNTSRSNSVSSATGKPAANSRGRSSSRASEEVPDEFGDSLGDFTTPERKPLNPTFGSLIRRTSQTVGKSFAATVGGYLPSAVAEIWEPSRDFAWVKVPKSPNSASSGPIRTVVALSNNGPQIMVVTSEGNYYVFNIDLEKGGEGTLYKQYSLTEPNELTSSGMQDYAD; from the exons ATGGCGTCTATGAACTTTGTAACGTTCAACCAGGACCACAGCCACCTCGGCGTCG GCACTACCAACGGCTACCGCGTATACACCACCGACCCATTCAACAAGCAGTCAGAGTCCCGTGAGGGTGATGTGTCTAGCCTCGAGATGCTCTTCTCGACTTCCCTGGTGGCTCTCACCCTGTCGCCACGGGTTCTGCGCATACAAAACACCAAG CGGCACTCGACTATCTGCGAGATGACCTTCCGTACCGCGATCCTGGCGATGAGACTGAACAGAAAACGACTGGTAGTGGTGCTCGAGTCTGAGCTCTACATCTACGACATCAGCAATATGCAGATGCTGAAGACAGAGAAGACATCGCCAAATCCTAATG CGATATGTGCCCTTTCCGCATCCTCCGAGAACAACTATCTCGTATACCCTCTGCCTACAAAAGCGGCGCCAGCTACCTTTCAACCGCCCTCGCATGCGCCGCCCAAGTCAGACCATGTTGCACCCACCAGCGGCGAGGTCCTCATATACGACGCTACAAAGATGGAGGCAGTCAACGTGATAGAGGCCCACAACTCTCCTCTGTCATGTATAGCGCTCAACAACGATGGAACCTTGTTGGCGACTGCTTCCGAGAAGGGCACTATCATCCGCGTCTTTTCTATCCCAGATGCACAGAAGCTCTACCAGTTCAGGAGAGGGTCCATTCCTGCCAGGATATACAGCATGTCGTTCAACTCGACTTCCACGCTGCTCAGCGTCTCGTCAGCAACAGAGACGGTCCATATCTTCCGCCTTGGTACGCCAAACACCAGCCGCAGCAACAGCGTTTCTTCCGCCACTGGTAAACCGGCAGCGAATTCTCGCGGGCGTAGCAGTAGTCGTGCGAGTGAAGAAGTCCCAGACGAGTTTGGAGACAGTCTTGGAGATTTTACAACTCCGGAGCGCAAGCCGTTGAATCCCACCTTTGGCAGCCTGATACGGCGGACATCACAAACTGTTGGCAAGTCGTTCGCTGCCACTGTCGGGGGCTATTTGCCGAGCGCAGTGGCGGAGATCTGGGAGCCATCACGCGACTTTGCATGGGTGAAGGTACCTAAGTCGCCTAACAGTGCTTCTAGTGGACCTATCAGGACTGTGGTTGCACTCAGCAACAATGGACCGCAGATCATGGTAGTCACCAGCGAAGGCAACTACTACGTCTTCAACATCGATCTCGAGAAGGGAGGCGAGGGGACGCTGTACAAGCAATACTC GCTCACCGAACCGAATGAACTCACGTCAAGCGGCATGCAGGACTACGCTGACTAG